One window of Papilio machaon chromosome 18, ilPapMach1.1, whole genome shotgun sequence genomic DNA carries:
- the LOC123721943 gene encoding uncharacterized protein LOC123721943 yields the protein MGDLPSQRVTPSRPFLNSGVDFAGPFNILMSKGKGIRTSKAYIAIFICLSTKAIHLELVSDLTSEAFIAAFKRFVSRRGHCAQMWSDQGRTFIAANRELKESLDEANLESLHKQTANTLAMDGTQWHFIPPYSPTFGGLWEAGVKSMKGHLKRVLTTNLTFEEMSTLLCQVEACLNSRPLTPIDDSDVDNVDPLTPGHFLTICLRGSGCWGAYSTNILDLTG from the exons ATGGGTGATCTACCGAGTCAGCGAGTAACTCCATCACGACCTTTTCTCAACAGCGGCGTAGATTTCGCGGGACCATTCAACATCCTCATGTCCAAGGGCAAGGGCATTCGCACAAGCAAGGCTTacattgctatatttatttgtttatctacAAAGGCTATACACCTAGAATTGGTGAGCGACTTAACTTCAGAAGCTTTTATTGCAGCATTCAAACGTTTTGTGTCGCGCAGAGGGCATTGTGCTCAGATGTGGAGCGATCAGGGTAGAACTTTTATTGCTGCAAATAGAGAACTAAAGGAGTCCCTAGATGAAGCTAATTTAGAATCATTACATAAACAAACTGCAAACACCTTGGCTATGGATGGTACTCAGTGGCATTTCATTCCTCCCTACAGTCCTACATTCGGTGGACTCTGGGAAGCTGGAGTCAAATCAATGAAAGGTCATTTGAAGAGGGTTTTGACAACAAATTTAACATTCGAAGAAATGAGCACACTTTTGTGTCAAGTAGAAGCTTGTCTCAATTCTCGGCCGTTGACACCAATAGATGACAGTGATGTAGATAATGTGGACCCGCTGACACCAGGACATTTTTTA acaATATGCCTCCGGGGAAGTGGATGCTGGGGCGCATACTCAACAAACATCCTGGACCTGACGGGATAA